TTACCGGTGTATAAACCAACATTGCCACCTATGGTATTTGGTTCAAAAGATAAACAAGTGAAAGGCGGACAAGATTCACTCGTACTGCGCTATTTAACGCCACATGGTAAATGGAATATACACTCAACATACCAAGATAACCAACACATGTTGACGTTATTCCGTGGTGGTCCAACAGTTTGGATTTCAAATGAGGATGCAGCACAACATGATATTGAGGATAATGATTGGTTAGAAGTGTATAACCGTAATGGTGTCGTAACAGCAAGAGCGGTTGTTTCACATCGTATGCCACGAGGCACAATGTTTATGTATCATGCGCAAGATAAACACATTGAAACACCAGGATCTGAGATTTCTGGTACACGTGGGGGCTCTCACAATGCGCCAACACGTATTCACTTAAAACCTACGCAGTTAATGGGTGGTTATGCACAAATCAGTTATTCGTTTAACTATTATGGACCAATTGGGAACCAACGTGATGTATACGTTGCGGTGAGAAAGATGAAAGAGGTGGATTGGCTTGAAGATTAAAGCGCAAGTTGCAATGGTGTTAAACCTAGACAAATGTATCGGGTGTCATACGTGTAGTGTGACATGTAAAAGCACATGGACCAATCGACCTGGTGCGGAATATATGTGGTTTAACAATGTAGAGACAAAACCAGGTATTGGTTATCCAAAACGTTGGGAAGACCAAGAGCACTATAAAGGTGGCTGGACGTTAAACAAAAAAGGGAAATTAGAATTAAAATCAGGGACGCGAATCAATAAGATTGCACTTGGTAAAATTTTCTACAACCCTGATATGCCAGTCATTAAAGATTATTATGAACCATGGACATACAACTATGAACATTTAACAACAGCAAAAGCCTCAGAACATTCACCAGTCGCAAAAGCACATTCAGCAATGACAGGGCAACGTATGGATATCGAATGGGGACCGAACTGGGAAGATGACTTAGCGGGTGGCCACGTTACCGGACCACAGGATCCGAATATTCAAAAAATCGAAGAAGATATTAAATTCAACTTTGACCAAACATTTATGATGTATTTACCTCGTTTATGTGAACATTGTTTAAATCCGAGCTGTGTGGCCTCTTGTCCATCAGGCGCAATGTATAAACGTGATGAAGACGGCATTGTTCTTGTAGACCAAGAAGCATGTCGCGGCTGGCGTTACTGCATGACAGGCTGTCCTTATAAAAAAGTGTACTTCAACTGGAAAACAAATAAAGCTGAAAAATGTACGTTCTGTTTCCCTCGTGTTGAAGCTGGAATTCCAACAGTATGTTCGGAAACATGTACAGGTCGTATGCGTTATTTAGGTGTATTACTATATGATGCTGACCGTGTCCAAGAAGCGGCGACAGCTGAAAACGAACAAGACTTATATGAAAAACAACTCGACTTATTCTTAAACCCATTTGATGAAGCTGTAATCGAGCAAGCCGAAAAAGATGGTATTTCACAAGAGTGGATTGAAGCAGCACAAAACTCACCGATTTATAAACTTGCAATCGAATATAAATTGGCATTCCCATTACATCCAGAGTACCGTACAATGCCGATGGTTTGGTATTGTCCACCGCTCAGTCCAATCATGAATTATTTCGAAGGAAAAAATGCAGGAAATAACCCAGATGCGATTTTTCCGGCTATTGAAGAAATGCGTTTGCCTGTACAATATCTTGCTGAATTATTTACTGCCGGAGACACAACTGCAGTAAAAGGGTCTTTACAACGCATGGCAATGATGCGTAGCTATATGCGTGCACAAAATACGGGGCGTGACTTTGATATGTCACGATTAGAACGTGTCGGATTAACAGAACGTCAAGCAAAAGACATGTACCGTTTGTTAGCCATTGCAAAACATGAAGACCGCTTCGTTATTCCAACATCACACAAAGAACAATATATGGACACGTATGCGGCGCAAGGTAGCCAAGGTTATGGTGGTGAACACTTCGGTGCAAACTGTGACGGTTGTGGCGTACCTGTAGGTGCAGGTGGTAAAACGGGTCAAGAAATATACAACGACAACTTCTATGGAGGGATCTTCCGTGATTAACCTTGAAACGCTCAAGTATTACAAAGAGACATTTGCTTATCTGAGCCAACAATTAAGTTTTCCGGAAAAATTGACCTTTCATCCTAAAACATTTGATGCGATTTTCAGTGAGGATCACCCTGCGTATCCTCACGTGAAAGCGTATCGTGAACGTATGTATGAATTGAGTTTGTCTGAAATTAAATCTTTGTACACGGATACGTTTGACTTTAATAAGAAAACAACGTTATATATGACCTTCAATAAATTTGATACGCAAAAAGAGCGCGGACAAATGCTAGCAAAGCTTAAAGTTTTATATGAAATGTTTGGCCTAGAAATGCCAGCATCAGAGCTCTCTGATTATTTACCATTAATGCTTGAATTTTTATATGCAGCACCGATTGATGGCGATGATCGAGCACAAGAAAATATGCAATTGCTTATTATGATTATTGAAGATGGCACGTATCCAATGATGAAATATTTAGAGGAAAAGGGTAATCCATATAGTCATTTAATACGAGGTTTACGAGAAACGTTAAAACGTTGCATCGTACAAGACAATGAGGTGACACAACATGTTTAATCAATTTTTATGGGTAATCTTCCCATATCTCTGTCTTGCAATCTTCATAATTGGTCATATTGCGCGCTATAAATTCGACCAATTTTCATGGACTGCAAAATCAAGTGAATTTATTGAAAAAAAGCAACTAAAGTGGGGAAGTTTATTATTTCATTTAGGTATTATTCCTGTGTTCTTTGGACACGTTGTAGGTCTTTTGATACCGGCACATTGGTTAGAAGCGATAGGTGTAAATAACCACCTGTATCATATTGGAGCTGTGTATATTGGTAGTATATTTGGTATAATAACATTAATCGGTATGTTTTTATTAACAGCAAGACGTGTAACAAAAGCAAATGTGCGTCGTTTAAGTTCTGCATCAGATATACTTGTCAACTTTTTATTATTAGTCATCGTGTTTGCGGGTCTTTATGCAACGCTCGTTGTAAATGCTACAACGCCAGATTTTGATTATCGTCAAACAATTTCGATATGGTTCAGAGGATTGTTCATGTTTAGCCCTGATGCAAACTTAATGACAGCTGTGCCACTTGCTTTTAAATTACATGTTTTGTTAGGCTTTTCTATTATGGCTTTGTGGCCATTTACAAGACTTGTTCATGTATGGAGTGTCCCATTATCATATGCGAGCCGAAGTTATATTATTTACCGCAAACATAAAGTATAAATAAAGATGGGGTGATGACCGTGGACCCAATTGATTTTTCAAAACATGATTATCAATCGGAGCTTGAAGTGTTGCGACTTCGCTTTGGCTTTGATTTTGCAGGACTTGCATTACCTACAGAAGATCATGTCGGTATGAAAATCAAATGGCGTTACGTGTCAGGTAATCTGAATAATAGATATCAACGCATCGTTCTCCGTAATGGACGTGGCATTGCCGGTACTGTGATGAAAACAGGAAAGCCAATGACTATTGCTGATACAAACCAAGAAGAAATACAACAATCATTATTTAATTTTCCAATACTCTTGAGTGAGCAGTTGACTGCACTTGTAGCAATACCGCTTTGGCACAATCATCGTGTCAAAGGGGTCTTGTTATTTGGTCAGAGAAACGGAAAACCCTTACCTAATAAGACACGCGACGTCATTAATATTAAAGGAATTGGTTCATTAACAAGCGAAGACAGGGTGATATTATAATGAAATCTAAAACGAAACCGTATGTTTTAAATGAGTTATTGTTATCACATTATGAAAATACAACTGAAATGATTCTCTTTATTGATCGTGCTGGGGATGTTATTTTTATGAACAATGCTGCAAAGCGTGTGCTTTCAGATGATAATAATTTACAAGCAGTAACATCAAATACGATATGTGGGCGTTGTGAAGGGTATACGACAGAACATGCGTTAAAAACGTGTTACAATTGTTTTTTAGAAACACAAGAAATGGGGAATTCTACCTTTCAAGTGTTCATGAAAACACGTGAGAATAAAGTGGAACCTTTTACTGCAATGTATCAAACTATAGATAAAGAGCAAGATATTAAAGTATTTACACTTCAAAATGTGACACAACAACTCGAACGTCATGAAAAGCTTCATCAACGACATATGATTCAAAAAACCATTGCAGCACAAGAAAATGAACGAAAGCGTATATCACGTGAACTTCATGATGGTGTCGTTCAAGAACTGATTAACGTCAATGTAGAAATGCGCCTACTTAAATACCAACAAAATATGGAAAGTATGATTAAACAATCGCATAATATTGAAGGGTTAATGGCGAAGTTAATTGATGACATACGGAATTTATCTTCAGAATTAAGACCGTCATCATTAGATGATCTTGGTTTAGATGCCGCATTTAAGACATACTTTAAACAGCTTGAAAACAATTACGGATTAATGGTGAATTACCACTTCGATATGCCGCCGCAACGCTTTGATAGTGAGATTGAAACAGTTGTATACCGTGTCGTGCAAGAAGCGGTATTTAATGCTATGAAATATGCGGATGTAGATGTTGTAGATGTCAACGTTCGAAAAGATAAAAATCGTTTATTTGCTGAAGTATCAGACCAAGGTGTGGGATTTGATCCTAAAGACCATCCTAAAGGCTCTGGTTTAGGCTTATATGGTATGAATGAACGCGCTGAACTTGTTAATGGTAAACTAGATATTAAAACAGAAAAAGGGAAAGGTACTCTAGTCACTTTAGAAGTGCCTATTGAGCAAATTGGGGGCGTTGAGCTTGAAAATCGTAATAGCAGATGATCACGCAGTGGTACGAACTGGCTTTTCTATGATTTTAAATTTTCAAGAAGATATGGAAGTTGTAGGAACAGCTGCTGATGGTGTAGAAGCTTATCAAATGGTCATGAAATACGAACCTGATGTTTTGATTATGGATTTAAGCATGCCGCCTGGAGAATCAGGTTTAATCGCGACGAGTAAAATTTTAGATAGCTTTCCTAAGACAAAAATATTAATCCTTACAATGTATGATGATGAGGAATATTTATTCCATGTGTTACGAAGTGGCGCGAGTGGTTATATTTTAAAAAATGCGCCTGATGAGCAGTTATTACTCGCAATACGTACGGTTTATAAAGGTGAAACATTTATTGATCCGAAGATGACAACATCACTTGTTAAAGAATTTGTCCATTCTTCTGATGATGCTTCATACTCAAATGACCCGTTCAAAGTGTTATCTAAGCGAGAACTTGAAATATTACCACTT
The sequence above is a segment of the Staphylococcus hyicus genome. Coding sequences within it:
- the narH gene encoding nitrate reductase subunit beta; its protein translation is MKIKAQVAMVLNLDKCIGCHTCSVTCKSTWTNRPGAEYMWFNNVETKPGIGYPKRWEDQEHYKGGWTLNKKGKLELKSGTRINKIALGKIFYNPDMPVIKDYYEPWTYNYEHLTTAKASEHSPVAKAHSAMTGQRMDIEWGPNWEDDLAGGHVTGPQDPNIQKIEEDIKFNFDQTFMMYLPRLCEHCLNPSCVASCPSGAMYKRDEDGIVLVDQEACRGWRYCMTGCPYKKVYFNWKTNKAEKCTFCFPRVEAGIPTVCSETCTGRMRYLGVLLYDADRVQEAATAENEQDLYEKQLDLFLNPFDEAVIEQAEKDGISQEWIEAAQNSPIYKLAIEYKLAFPLHPEYRTMPMVWYCPPLSPIMNYFEGKNAGNNPDAIFPAIEEMRLPVQYLAELFTAGDTTAVKGSLQRMAMMRSYMRAQNTGRDFDMSRLERVGLTERQAKDMYRLLAIAKHEDRFVIPTSHKEQYMDTYAAQGSQGYGGEHFGANCDGCGVPVGAGGKTGQEIYNDNFYGGIFRD
- the narJ gene encoding nitrate reductase molybdenum cofactor assembly chaperone, producing MINLETLKYYKETFAYLSQQLSFPEKLTFHPKTFDAIFSEDHPAYPHVKAYRERMYELSLSEIKSLYTDTFDFNKKTTLYMTFNKFDTQKERGQMLAKLKVLYEMFGLEMPASELSDYLPLMLEFLYAAPIDGDDRAQENMQLLIMIIEDGTYPMMKYLEEKGNPYSHLIRGLRETLKRCIVQDNEVTQHV
- the narI gene encoding respiratory nitrate reductase subunit gamma encodes the protein MFNQFLWVIFPYLCLAIFIIGHIARYKFDQFSWTAKSSEFIEKKQLKWGSLLFHLGIIPVFFGHVVGLLIPAHWLEAIGVNNHLYHIGAVYIGSIFGIITLIGMFLLTARRVTKANVRRLSSASDILVNFLLLVIVFAGLYATLVVNATTPDFDYRQTISIWFRGLFMFSPDANLMTAVPLAFKLHVLLGFSIMALWPFTRLVHVWSVPLSYASRSYIIYRKHKV
- the nreA gene encoding nitrate respiration regulation accessory nitrate sensor NreA, whose product is MDPIDFSKHDYQSELEVLRLRFGFDFAGLALPTEDHVGMKIKWRYVSGNLNNRYQRIVLRNGRGIAGTVMKTGKPMTIADTNQEEIQQSLFNFPILLSEQLTALVAIPLWHNHRVKGVLLFGQRNGKPLPNKTRDVINIKGIGSLTSEDRVIL
- a CDS encoding sensor histidine kinase, with amino-acid sequence MKSKTKPYVLNELLLSHYENTTEMILFIDRAGDVIFMNNAAKRVLSDDNNLQAVTSNTICGRCEGYTTEHALKTCYNCFLETQEMGNSTFQVFMKTRENKVEPFTAMYQTIDKEQDIKVFTLQNVTQQLERHEKLHQRHMIQKTIAAQENERKRISRELHDGVVQELINVNVEMRLLKYQQNMESMIKQSHNIEGLMAKLIDDIRNLSSELRPSSLDDLGLDAAFKTYFKQLENNYGLMVNYHFDMPPQRFDSEIETVVYRVVQEAVFNAMKYADVDVVDVNVRKDKNRLFAEVSDQGVGFDPKDHPKGSGLGLYGMNERAELVNGKLDIKTEKGKGTLVTLEVPIEQIGGVELENRNSR
- the nreC gene encoding nitrate respiration regulation response regulator NreC (Involved in the regulation of the the nitrate reductase operon narGHJI), producing MKIVIADDHAVVRTGFSMILNFQEDMEVVGTAADGVEAYQMVMKYEPDVLIMDLSMPPGESGLIATSKILDSFPKTKILILTMYDDEEYLFHVLRSGASGYILKNAPDEQLLLAIRTVYKGETFIDPKMTTSLVKEFVHSSDDASYSNDPFKVLSKRELEILPLIAKGYGNKDIAEKLFVSVKTVEAHKTRIMDKLNLKSKPELVEYALKKKLLDF